One genomic window of Cydia splendana chromosome 16, ilCydSple1.2, whole genome shotgun sequence includes the following:
- the LOC134798325 gene encoding allergen Tha p 1-like: MNSFLILCVLALAAAASARPETYTDKFDNVNLEEILENRRLLIPYLKCVLDQGKCTPDGKELKSHIREALENNCAKCTETQRRGTRRVLAHLINNEADYWNQLCAKYDPDRKYVNKYESDLRSVKKA, from the exons ATGAACAGCTTCCTGATCTTGTGCGTCCTCGCCCTGGCGGCCGCGGCCTCCGCGCGCCCCGAGACCTACACGGACAAGTTCGACAATGTGAACCTCGAGGAGATCCTCGAGAACCGGCGGCTGCTCATCCCGTACCTCAAGTGCGTGCTCGACCAGGGCAAGTGCACGCCTGATGGCAAGGAGCTTAAAT CGCACATCCGAGAAGCCCTAGAGAACAACTGCGCCAAGTGTACCGAAACCCAACGGCGCGGCACCCGCCGTGTGCTCGCCCACCTCATCAACAACGAGGCCGACTACTGGAACCAACTCTGCGCGAAGTACGACCCCGACCGCAAGTACGTCAACAAGTACGAGAGTGACCTCAGGTCTGTCAAGAAGGCCTAG
- the LOC134798326 gene encoding allergen Tha p 1-like, with protein MKAVLVVCLLAVVVVVSARPGDKYTDRFDNINLDEILSNRRLLVPYVKCLLGQAPCTPPGKELKSHIKEALENGCAKCTENQRTATRRVIGHLINKEGQQWNQLVAKYDPKRVYVAKYESELRTVRA; from the exons atgAAGGCTGTGCTTGTAGTCTGCTTATTGGCGGTAGTGGTGGTGGTGTCTGCGAGACCTGGAGATAAATACACGGATAGATTCGACAATATAAACCTGGATGAGATATTGTCAAACCGCCGGTTGTTGGTGCCGTACGTCAAATGTCTGTTGGGTCAGGCCCCCTGCACTCCACCTGGGAAGGAGCTGAAAT CTCACATCAAAGAAGCCCTAGAAAACGGCTGCGCAAAATGCACAGAGAATCAGCGTACCGCCACCCGTCGCGTCATCGGACACCTCATAAACAAGGAAGGCCAACAGTGGAACCAGCTGGTCGCCAAGTACGATCCTAAGCGCGTGTACGTGGCCAAGTACGAATCCGAACTTAGAACCGTTAGGGCTTAG
- the LOC134798323 gene encoding ejaculatory bulb-specific protein 3-like isoform X3 — translation MKLLVLCLGLVCLAIAEENKYTDRYDNVNIDEILANKRLLVPYVKCLLGEGRCTPEGKTLKNTIKDAMTTSCEKCTEQQRKGARKVVKHLKENEPEYWTQMKAKYDPGDKYQESYEAFLARDD, via the exons ATGAAGTTGTTGGTACTGTGTTTGGGCCTGGTTTGTCTGGCCATAGCCGAGGAGAATAAGTACACCGACAGATATGACAATGTAAATATAGATGAGATTCTGGCGAATAAGAGACTGTTGGTGCCGTACGTCAAGTGTTTACTGGGTGAAGGACGATGCACGCCGGAAGGAAAAACACTTAAAA ATACCATCAAAGATGCAATGACGACGTCATGTGAAAAGTGCACCGAGCAACAGAGGAAGGGCGCCCGAAAAGTGGTGAAGCACTTGAAGGAGAACGAACCGGAATACTGGACTCAAATGAAAGCAAAATACGACCCTGGGGACAAGTACCAGGAGAGCTACGAGGCATTTCTGGCCCGGGATGACTAG